GGCGCCCGCCCCGTCCCGGCCCGCGCCCACCTCCTACAGCTTCCAGACGGCCGCTCCGGGTGCGGAGGCTGGGGTGTCACTGAAGCGCAAGGCCACCGACGAGGGCGCCGAAGGCCGCTACCGCAAGTACCTCTACGAGCCTGCCAAGGCCCCGGCAGCCGACGGCGCCTCCTACCCCGCAGCGGACAACGGCGAGTGTCGAGGCAACGGGTTCCGGGCGAAGCCGCGGGGAGCGGCGGAGGAGGCATCCGGCAAGTATGCCGACGGCGTCTCTCTCAAGGTGCTGGGCTTCCCGGTCTACGGCCCGCAACTCGAGCCCTTTGAGAAGTTCGCAGAGCGCGCCCCGGCGCCCGCTCCCCGCGGGAGCTTTGCGCTGCCGTCGGAGGAGCCTCCCAAAGGTGTGGACCCGGGGGCCCTGGAGCCGGTGACGAGCAAGATGCTGGACTGCGGGCCCCCGGTGCAGTGGGCAGACGTGGCGGGCCAGGGCCCGCTCAAGGCGGCTctggaggaggagctggtgtGGCCCCTACTGAGGCCGCCCGCCTACCCCGGCAGCCCGCGCCCGCCGCGGACAGTGCTACTCTTTGGGCCTCGGGGCGCGGGGAAGGCGCTGCTGGGACGCTGCCTGGCCACGCAGTTGGGCGCCACCCTGCTGCGCCTGCGCGGAGCCACGCTGGCCGCGCCGGGCGCCGCGGAGGGCGCGCGCCTGCTTCAGGCCGCTTTCGCGGCCGCGCGCTGTCGCCCCCCCGCCGTGCTCCTCATCAGCGAGCTGGACGCGCTGCTGCCGACCCGGGAAGACGGCGCCGCTGCCACGGGCGCGCTGCAGGGGCCGCTCCTGGCCTGCCTGGACGGCGGCTGCGGCGCGGGGTCGGACGGCGTGCTGGTCGTGGGCACCACCTCGCGGCCCGCGGCTCTGGACGAGGCTACGCGCCGGCGCTTTGCTCTCCGGTTTTACGTGGCGCTGCCGGACAGTACGGCCCGCGGGCAGATCCTGCAGCGAGCGCTGGCCCAGCAGGGCTGCGTGCTGAGCGAGCAGGAGCTGGCGGCCCTGGTGCAGGGCACCCAGGGCTTCTCCGGGGGCGAGCTGGGGCAGCTGTGCCAGCAGGCAGCGGCCGGGGCGGGCCTCCCGGGGCTGCAGCGCCCCCTCTCCTACAAAGACTTGGAGGCGGCACTGGCCAAGGTGGGCCCCCGGGTCTCTCCCAAGGATCTGGACTCGTATGTGGAGTGGGACAAAATGTACGGCTTCGGACACTGACGGCGCGCGGGCGAGGCCGCGGGAGCCGccgcccctccctccccggccCAGGGAGGGACGTCTTTAACCCACCAGGCTGGGGAGGGTGCCAAGTgatgaatgtgggagggagaagggagggtgctgttggtggattttttttttttttttttttgtcaggaaAATGCCTCTGCTAGGCAGATAGATGCCATATGCGCTGTGTACTcaggtttttttctatttattgtggACGGGAAGCTGCCATCTCCGCTCCTCCGACGGGCAGATCAGGGATGGTCCTACACCCGGGATCTAAGGAactcctgctctctctccacaATCCTTTTGTCTCCTCGCTATCTTAAtggctcccttctcctccccccattctcccctctttctTTGCATTCGCGTAGTTTTCTCTCCCGGTCGCTTtgtcactgcccccaccccacaaccTGGCCCTGTTTCCCCTTTGCTTATCCCTTCCCTATCTCCGTCTTTCACCCTCTGCTTCTGTCTCAGTCCCTTGCTCCCTAGCCTCTGTGTCTTGgtctgtctccctgcctctgtccctctcATTCAAAGAGTGCAGTATCCTTTTGCAGGAGATCTGGAGGTccagaggatgaggaggagaggTCCGGagttccctcccaccccattacCTCTCACCCAGCTGAAaccttggggaggggggtggaaatcaagcaaaaaacacccaaagaagggtttttgttgttgtttgcttttgaGGGCGGAAATACCAGAAATGTAGCTTGTTTAATATTTAGGCTTCTTATTTTTGTAAGATATGTAGaacttgctgtttttctttttattttgacaactCAGGAAGAAATtgacctcagaaagaatgttagaCTTTGGCTACTCTCCTGTGTGTTCCCCACCAACCACCCTTACCCCTCAGGGGAGCGAATTCTCCCAGAAGACTCAGAAAATGAGACTTGTTGGGAAGGGGAGGGCCCAGAGCCGCACTCAGACCCCTGCTTTTCCTGGGATAGAAGCAGAATGTATTTGCAGGGCTTCCTCCCCAGTCCGAGGTTGTAGGCAGGGGTGTTGGGGGAGTGGGTTATGGGATTTGAGAGCAGGTAGGTCTTGCTACCTTTCTGCTGCTCTCCCAACTGGGCCCTGCTCTCAGCTTAGTATTTTCCGTGAAGGGTTAGCCAGACTTGGGATGCCCTTGCCCACTTCCTGCCCCAGATCCAGAAAGTAATCTGAGAAGCCCCAAATGGGAAGGTGACTCAGGCAGGAAGTCCCCCAGAGAGGTCATCTCACCTGGCCATGGCCCGTGCTGAGGTCTTCTGTAACATAGGCTAAGAAGATTCCCTCTGAAGGGAAGACTGGTTGGGTCCAAAACTGACTACACACTCCTTCTTCCCTGTCTGTAAAGGCTCTGGGCAGGGGTGAGCATTGGACACAGGAGAGGTTCTGTGGAGAAGTGCCCCTCCCTCATTTTCCTAGGGTCCGAGGTCTTGAGGACAAGGGAGTGTGAGAGGGGGTAGGAGATGGGCAGGCTGTCTTCCCTGACATCAGGAATTTAGCCCTACCCACACTGGCCGCCAGAAGCCCAGGCCTGGAGGGCTTTCTCCTGAGAAccacattcctcccctccccaccagcctccctgcATGGGGCTTCAGCAGACTGCCTCCTCCCCTTCAGGGAGCCCGTTTCACAGCTCTGACCTTTAGTCCAAAGTTGGGGGGAACCTGCCCTCACCCCtacctcttctctctcccaccacagcctcccttcCTGTTCCCTGCCTGCCCTTACAGCTGCTACAGCCTCTGTgccacctcccactcccaggtGGAAGGGTGTCTAGGGGAAACATTTCAGGTGCCAAGGTGCTGAGGGCCTGTGCTGGCAGTGTGAACAGGAAAGCTGCTCCATGTGTGTCTGCTTTGCACCCGTGGTCTCTCTGGCCCTCCTCGGAGCTGGCTGTTTGCAGGACTTTGGTGCCTCAGAAACagtggggtgggctgcagggtcTTGGCTGTGAAAGGACCTTAGAGGGAGTGAGGAGGTTCTctcaggtgtgtgtatgtgtaggggggggcggggagggtgtcAGGGAAGTGGGGTTGGGATCCCTTCCCTTCAAGAGGCaggcagctctggaggctggtgAGGGGAGCTCACTGATA
This DNA window, taken from Desmodus rotundus isolate HL8 chromosome 3, HLdesRot8A.1, whole genome shotgun sequence, encodes the following:
- the FIGNL2 gene encoding fidgetin-like protein 2 gives rise to the protein MHWTPEHAQPLNQWPEQHLDVSSTTPSPAHKLELPPGGRQRCHYAWAHDDISALTASNLLKRYAEKYSGVLDSPYERSTLGGYGDAAFLNGAKGDPEPWPGPESHYPLASLHEGLPGTKSGSGGGSGGLGGSPVLAGNLPEPLYAGNACGAPPAAPEYAAGYGGGYLAPGYCAQTGPALPPPPPAALLQPPPPPGYGPSGPLYNYPAGGYAAQPGYGALPPPPAPPPTPYLPSGLAAPTPLPAPAPSRPAPTSYSFQTAAPGAEAGVSLKRKATDEGAEGRYRKYLYEPAKAPAADGASYPAADNGECRGNGFRAKPRGAAEEASGKYADGVSLKVLGFPVYGPQLEPFEKFAERAPAPAPRGSFALPSEEPPKGVDPGALEPVTSKMLDCGPPVQWADVAGQGPLKAALEEELVWPLLRPPAYPGSPRPPRTVLLFGPRGAGKALLGRCLATQLGATLLRLRGATLAAPGAAEGARLLQAAFAAARCRPPAVLLISELDALLPTREDGAAATGALQGPLLACLDGGCGAGSDGVLVVGTTSRPAALDEATRRRFALRFYVALPDSTARGQILQRALAQQGCVLSEQELAALVQGTQGFSGGELGQLCQQAAAGAGLPGLQRPLSYKDLEAALAKVGPRVSPKDLDSYVEWDKMYGFGH